In the Flavobacteriales bacterium genome, one interval contains:
- a CDS encoding aminotransferase class I/II-fold pyridoxal phosphate-dependent enzyme: MDIFKRIKDNRGPIGQHAKASHGYFTFPKLEGEISNRMTFRGKECLVWSLNNYLGLGNHPEVRKADEEATRDFGLAYPMGARMMTGNSDYHEQLEDELSSFVQKEDTILVNYGFQGMVSAIDSLVGRHDVIVYDAESHACIIDGARLHAGKRFVFPHNDMEKFEVQLQRAERLTEKSGGGILVITEGVFGMSGDQGKLKEIVEFKKKYDFRLFVDDAHGIGTMGETGAGTGEEQGVQDGIDIYFGTFAKAFATIGAFISADEEIIEFLRYNMRSQVFAKSLPMPLVIGALKRLELMRAHPELKEKLWEITNGLQSGLKKAGFNLGNTNTPVTPVILSGTLGEATGITIDLRENHGIFCSIVVYPVIPKGMIILRLIPTAVHTMEDVEYTIEKFKLVKVKLEEGKYSSSNVIETVEG; the protein is encoded by the coding sequence GTGGATATATTTAAAAGAATAAAAGATAATCGTGGTCCTATAGGACAACACGCAAAGGCATCTCATGGTTACTTTACGTTTCCTAAACTGGAAGGTGAAATTTCTAACAGAATGACATTCAGAGGAAAAGAATGTTTAGTATGGAGCCTTAATAACTACCTAGGTTTAGGTAATCACCCAGAAGTTCGAAAAGCGGATGAGGAGGCAACTAGAGATTTTGGTTTAGCTTACCCAATGGGTGCTCGTATGATGACAGGGAACAGTGATTACCATGAGCAGCTGGAAGATGAACTTTCTAGCTTTGTTCAAAAGGAAGATACTATTCTTGTTAATTATGGTTTTCAGGGAATGGTTTCAGCCATCGACTCACTTGTTGGTAGACATGATGTAATAGTTTACGATGCAGAATCTCATGCATGTATTATTGATGGAGCTAGATTACATGCAGGGAAACGTTTTGTTTTTCCTCATAATGACATGGAGAAATTTGAGGTTCAATTACAAAGAGCTGAAAGATTAACAGAAAAATCGGGAGGAGGAATACTTGTAATCACAGAAGGTGTATTTGGCATGTCTGGAGATCAAGGAAAACTAAAAGAAATCGTTGAGTTTAAAAAGAAATATGATTTCAGGCTTTTTGTTGACGATGCCCACGGTATTGGCACAATGGGAGAAACCGGTGCTGGCACAGGTGAAGAACAAGGTGTTCAGGATGGAATTGATATTTATTTCGGAACCTTTGCCAAGGCTTTTGCAACAATTGGTGCATTTATTTCTGCTGATGAAGAGATAATCGAATTCTTACGATATAATATGAGATCCCAAGTTTTCGCTAAGTCTCTTCCAATGCCTCTAGTAATAGGTGCATTAAAAAGGCTAGAGTTGATGCGTGCTCATCCTGAGTTGAAAGAAAAATTATGGGAAATTACTAATGGATTACAATCTGGATTAAAGAAAGCTGGATTTAACCTTGGGAATACTAATACTCCTGTTACTCCAGTAATTTTAAGCGGAACACTTGGAGAAGCAACTGGTATAACAATTGATTTAAGAGAAAATCACGGTATCTTCTGTTCGATAGTTGTGTATCCAGTAATTCCTAAAGGAATGATAATTTTAAGACTTATTCCTACGGCCGTTCATACAATGGAGGATGTAGAGTATACTATTGAAAAGTTCAAGCTTGTTAAAGTAAAACTTGAAGAAGGCAAATACAGTTCTTCAAATGTTATTGAGACAGTAGAAGGTTAA